The nucleotide sequence CGCGGCGAGGCGGTCGGAAAACACCTGTTCCTCGATTTCGAGGCTGACCGCGTCGTCCACATCCACCTCGGCCTGATCGGCAAGCTGGCGTTCGCGCCACTCGCGCCGCCGAAGGGCGAGGTGCGGCTGAGGGTCTCCGACCTGCAGACCGCCGCCGACCTCCGCGGTCCCCAGTGGTGTCGGCGTATCACCCCCGACGAGCGCGACGCCGTCGTCGCGGCCAGCGGCCCCGACCCCCTGCGCGACGACGCGGACCCGGTGCGGGGGTTCACGCGCCTGCACCGGTCCGGCAAGTCGGTGGCCGCGCTGCTGATGGACCAGAAGGTGGCCGCGGGCGTCGGCAACATCTTCCGCGCCGAGGTGCTGTTCCGCCACCGGCTCGACCCCACGGTCCCCGGGAAGGAGTTGCCGCGGCGCTCGTGGGACCTGCTGTGGGCCGACCTGGTGGACCTGATGCACCGCGCGGTCCTGATCGGCCGGATCGACACCGTCGCGGCGGACCACACGCCCGAGGCGATGGCCCGCGATCCCCGCGTCGACCGGCACGGTGGCGAGGTCTACGTCTACCGCCGGGCAGGGCAGCCCTGTCTCGTCTGCGGCACCGAGATCCGTACCGCAATGCTCGAGGGGAGGCACCTCTACTGGTGTCCGCGGTGCCAGCGTCGCCGGACCGCTGGCCCCACGCCTATAGGCTGAGGTTCATGGAAATGCGTGAATACGGTGCCGTGCTGTTCGATCTCGACGGCGTGCTGACACCCACGGCCGAGGTGCACATGCAGGCGTGGAGCGACATGTTCAACGCCTTCCTCGCCTCCAGGGGGGTCGAGGCCGACTACACGGACGAGGACTACTTCCGGTACGTCGACGGCAAGCCCCGCTACGACGGGGTCCGCGACTTCCTCGCCTCCCGCGGGATCGAACTCCCGCTCGGCACGCCGGAGGACGCACCGGAGCTCGAGACGGTCTGCGGGCTGGGTAACCGCAAGAACGACGCCTTCAACGCGGTGCTCGAGCGCGACGGCATCGCGCCGTACCCCGGCTCGCTGGCGCTGGTCGAGCAGCTCGCCGCGGACGCGGTGCCGATGGCCGTCGTCTCGTCGTCGAAGAACGCCCCCGCTGTGCTCGAGGCGGCGGACCTGACTGACTTCTTCCCCGTGATCGTCGACGGGAACGTCGCGCACGCGGAGAACATCGCCGGCAAGCCCGCCCCGGACACCTATCTCCGCGCGGCCCAGCTGTTCGGCGTCGACCCCGATGACGCCATCGTCGTCGAGGACGCCGTCTCCGGCGTCGCCGCCGGCGCCGCCGGCGGCTTCGCCCACGTCGTCGGCGTCGACCGCGGCGTCGGCAGGCAGGAGCTGCTCGATGCGGGTGCCGACATCGTGGTCGCCGATCTCGGGGAGCTGGTGCGATGATCCGCGAGGTCTCGTCCGACCCGATGGACCGCCTCCGGTTCCCGGCCGACGAGTGGCGCCTCGTCGAGATCGAGCCGATCGAGGGCGACGTCGGCACCACGGAGACGCTGTTCTCGGTCGGTAACGGCTATCTCGGCATGCGCGGCAACCCGGAGGAGGGCCGCACCAGCTACGCGCACGGCACGTTCATCAACGGCTTCCACGAGACGTGGCCCATCAAGCACGCCGAGGAGGCCTTCGGCTTCGCCCACACCGGGCAGACCATCGTGCATGTCCCCGACACCAAGCTGATGAAGGTCTACGTCGACGACGAGCCGCTCATCATCAACGTCGCCGACCTCGACTCCTACGAGCGGGCCCTCGACTTCCGCGAGGGCAGGCTCACCCGCGACATCGTCTGGCGCACCCCGGCCGGCAAGCGCGTCCAGATCCGCACGTCGCGCATGGTCTCCTTTACCGACCGTCACCTCGCGCTGATGCAGATCGAGGTCACGCTCCTCGAGGGCGACGCGCCCGTCGTCATCGCGTCGCAGATCGTCAACCGGCAGGACGGGTACACCGACTACCGGCGCCCCGACAGCTCCGTCGAGGGCTGGGACCCGCGGCGCGCCGCCGGCAAGCTGGCCGAGCGGGTGCTGATCCCGCAGATGAAGTGGCAGCACGGGAAGCGCACCGTCATGGGGTACCAGGTCGCGCGCTCCGGCATGACGCTGGCCGTCGGTGCCGACCACTACATCGACACCGACAACGAGTTCGAGACCGTCAGCTCCGTCGAGGACGACCTCGGCAAGGTGGTCTTCCGCGTTAACGCGCGCGAGGGTGTCCCCATCACAGTGAGCAAGGCCGTGGCCTACCACACGTCGCGCGGCGTCCCCTGCAACGAGCTCAACGACCGCTGCCGCCGCACGCTCGACCGCGTGCAGGAGCACGGCTTCGAGCACTTCTACATCCAGCAGCAGCAGTGGCTCGACGAGTTCTGGCGCGAGAGCGACGTGGAGATCGAGGGCCAGCCCGCCATCCAGCAGGCCGTCCGGTGGTGCCTGTTCCAGCTCGCGCAGGCGACCGCCCGCAGCGACCAGCTCGGCATCCCCGCCAAGGGGCTGAGCGGCTCCGGCTACGAGGGCCACTACTTCTGGGACACCGAGATCTACCTGGTGCCCTTCCTGATCTACACGTCCCCTCGCGTGGCACGCAACGTGTTGCGGTTCCGCGTCGGCCTGCTGCCGCAGGCCCGGGAACGCGCTCAGGTGATGTCACAGCGGGGCGCGCTGTTCCCGTGGCGCACCATCAACGGCGAGGAGGCGTCCGCGTACTACGCGGCCGGCACCGCGCAGTACCACATCGATGCCGACGTCGCGTTCGCCTTCGCGAAGTACCGCGACCTCACCGGCGACGAGGGGTTCATGTACCGCGACGGCGCTCCGGTGATGGTGGAGACCGCCAGGCTGTGGGCGGATCTGGGATTCTGGCGCTCGGACAAGGACGGCTCAAGGTCGTTCCACATCCACGGCGTCACCGGCCCCGACGAGTACACCGCCGTGGTCAACAACAACATGTTCACCAACGTGATGGCGCGCGCAAACCTCCGCAGCGCCGCGATGCTGATGCGGGAGATGCAGGTCGCCGACCCCTCAGCCTACGAACGGGTCTGCCACTCGCTGCTGCTCACCGAGGACGAGATCGAGGAGTGGGAGCAGTGCGCCGAGAGCATGGTGGTGCTGTTCGACGAGACGTTCGGCATCCACCCCCAGGACGAGAAGTTCCTCACCTCCGAGCTGTGGGACCTCGAGAACACGCCCGACGACAAGCGTCCGCTGCTGCTCAACTACCACCCGCTGGTGATCTACCGGTTCCAGGTGCTGAAGCAGGCCGACGTCGTGCTGGCCCTGTTCCTGCAGGGAGACCAGTTCACCCGCGAGGAGAAGAAGGCCGACTTCGAGTACTACGACCCGATCACGACGGGCGACTCGACGCTGTCCGGCGTCGTCCAGTCGGTGATGGCGGCCGAGGTCGGGTATCACGACATGGCCGTGCAGTACTTCCTGTCCGGGCTCTACGTGGACCTCGCCGACCTGCACTCCAACGCCCGCGACGGAGTCCACATCGCCTCGACGGGTGGTGTGTGGAATGCGCTGATCTACGGCTTCGCCGGCATGCGTGACCACAACGGGGAGGTCACCTTCGATCCGCGGCTCCCCGACGACTGGCCGTCCATGACGTTCCCGCTGGCCATCCGCGGCTCGCGCATCCGCGTCCGGCTGGAGGCCGAGCGGATCACCTTCACGCTCGAGAAGGGTGATCCTGTCGAGGTGTCGGTGCGCGGTGAGGCCGTCGTCGTGGGGGCCGACCTGCCTGTGTCGGTCGAACTGCACGGCCAGGGTGGACGGCTGCAGTCGCTGCAGGGCAGTCACCCGCTCATCGGCGGCCGCCGCCCGGACGGGTCGGTGATCCAGGCGGTCGTGCCGGAGTCGCACCCGCAGGAGACCGTGGTGGACGAGGGCTGATGACTGTCGAACTGTCCGGCGCCGCCCCCGAGGTCTTCGACTCGCGCATCACCACCGACGTCGTCGAGCTCGTCGGCTCGGGCAGGCTGCGGCGCCTCGGGATCGAGTTCGGGCAGGGGTGGCTGACGCCCCGCGAGTCGGCCGACGGCGTCGGCATCGACGTCGAGCACGAGATCGGGGCAAGGGCCAGCGTCCGGATCCGTCCCGGGCGTCGCGTGCGCATCGAGCTGACTGTCGAGTCCATCGTCGAGGACGTCATCACCGTCCACGGCCCCGTGATGTGGGTCAGCGGTCAGCACGAGCCGATCAGCTGGCACGCGGGGGCGACTGCCGAGATCGTCCTGCCATCGGAGCACGGCCCGGGGCTGCTCACTCAGCGTCGCGGCATCTCGACGCCCGGCGGCGAGCCGGGCATGTCCTACCCGCTGGACGAGGAGCTGAGCCTCCGGCCGCGCCAGGCCATGAGCGCGGCCTGGACCTATGAGGCGTTCCCCGGCGGTCTGCTGGACGTGCCGGCCGAGCCGGGGTGGCTGCCGCTCGTGCGGCACGTGCCCATTGGCCGCGCCGTCGAGATCAGCGCCCCGGACGGCCTCGTGCAGCTGGTCGGCGACGGCACCGTAGAGGACGTCGACGGCGAGTTCGAGGTCTACCCGCCGGAGGGGCTGACCGCCATGGAGGTGTGGGGCCCCGGCGGCCGCACGCTCGTGGAGGTCGGCGCCTACGAGGACCTCGCCGTGCTGCGCCGACGGCTCGTCGACGAGCAGGGCTCCGACGATGTGTGGGCGTACGTCGCCGCCCGATCGATCGCCGAGGGACCCTTCAGCGACAGCGTGCTCGATCGGATCGACTGGGCCCTCGGCGGCTATGAGGAGGAGCCGACGGCCTGGTCGGTGTGCGCCGCCCTGCTCGCCAGCCACGTCGGCCTGCCCTTGACGGAGCAGGCGCAGCGCGGAGCGGCGGAGGTGCTGTCGCGTGGGGGAGTGGACGACGCACTCCTGCTCGCCCTGCATGGTCTCGCGCCCGCGGAACTGCTCACGGGCGGGTGGCCCATCGGGGACTTCGGCCAGCGCGGTCTCGAGGCCCTCGCCCGGTTGAGCTACGGGCGGATCCACACGGACGGACGCCGCGAGCGTGGCCGCGACGTCGCCGTCGCGCGGTTGTATGCGGCGGGCCTGGGGGAGACGGAGCGCGGCCTGCACGCGGCTGCCTGCGCCCAGGGCGCGGAGGGACGGCTGATGTGCATGCTGACCACCAGACCGGATCCCCTTGACCTGGCCTGGCTGTCGGTGGGTGCGTAGGTACGCCGCCGACCGCGAAGTCGAACGACCTGCCCGGTCAGGGCCCGTTCTCGGACTCGGTCCCCCACAGGGTGACCCGGTAGCGGTAGCCGAGGGGGCTGATCCAGTACGCCACACCCGGCGACGGCTGGTAGAGCTTCCACGAGCCGGCGGTCTTGGCGCGGTGGGCGCGGCGACGCACCGGGAACAGGTTTCCGATCCGCGTCTGACCCTTCGTCCAGTGGGCACCGTGTTCGAAAGTGACGGTGTGGTCGATGTCGAGGGAACGGCTGTCGCGGTCGGAGAACGGGAACATCTCGGTGGGGAAGGCCAGCCGGACGGCCTCGCGCATGCGCGGGCTGGGCCGGTAGCCGTCCTGGGGCGGCAGCTCGGGCAGGTCGATGACCGGGCGTACGGCGATCCCGACACCGTCGCCGCCGATGCCCTCCCCGAGCAGTTCGGCCAGCAGCGCAGTGGTGATGTGCCCGGCCCGCTCGATGCGGGCGGCCCCGGTGAGCCCGCCCACCGTGTCGGCGTTGATGTGCACGACGACCTCCACCTGGGGCCGCAGCTCGGCCGGGTCGACCGTGATGGTGCCGCACAGCTCTCCGTGGCACACGGGCACGTCCTGCTCCTTGTCCGCCTCGGGGGTGGGCTCGGCGCCGGCAGGCAGCCGGTTATCGGCGGGCACGCTGGCGCCGTCGGTCGGCAGGAGACGGGTCTCGTGGGAAGACGCCTCGTCGATCAGGGCGGGCTGTGCCGCCCCCTGGAGGAGTCTCAGCGCGTAGGCCGGGTGGGCGAGTGCGCCGACGGCCTTGGCCCGCAGCTGATCCCGATCCAGGTCCGGGTGGGCTTCCCCGAGCAGCTCCGCCATCCGGTCGAGCTGCGCGCTGAAGTACAGGCCGTCGAGGGAGTCCAGCTTCCCGGACAGAGCGGAGACGCCGTCCTGCGCCGGCCACAGCCACACGCCGCGGCCCTCCCTGGCCTTGGCCTCTGCCCGGGCCGCGGCTTCGGCGTCGACCTCGATGATCAGCTGCTCCGCCAGCTTGAGCGACCCTGAGTAGGTCAGGCGGTGCTGGAGTCGCAGCCAACGGCGCGACACCTCCGCGGCCGACTCCTCGGAGAGGGCGTGGCAGCGGTGCGCGACCGCCAGGGCGCGGTGCGCGTCGACCTCCAGGGCCTGCACGGCGTCGTACAGGGGGCGGTGGCGGTGCTTCAGATCGAGGGCATCCGCCAGCTGACCGTTGGCTGCGTGCTCGGAACAGCCGAGCAACGGACCGATCTCGAGCCCGACGAACTCGGACACCAGCGGCGTCCCCGCACCGCCGAACCTCGTCAGCTGCGAGGCGAGGGCCTCGACCACCTCGTCGAACTCGACCTCATAGGCCTCGGCCAGCGTGCAGAGGAAGCCGATCCGGTTGGCGTCCGCCTGCCGACGGGCGTGCAGGGACGCGCGCAGCCCCTCGGCCGCCTCCCTCGCGATCTCCTGCTTCCCCATGTTCCAAGGCTAGGCGTCCCCACCGACAAAAAGAACTGGTGCACGAATCCTGTGGATAACCCTGCGTGCACTAGGTTCTGGGCCATGGAGCTGACACATCGCGTGAAGCGAATGTCCGGTCGCGACCCGCACGAGGCGCACCGCGCGGCCACGCCGCTGGAGCTGCTGTTCGACCTGACCTTCGTCGTCGCCTTCTCGCAGGCCGCCTCCCAGGCGGCGCACTACTTTGA is from Tessaracoccus palaemonis and encodes:
- a CDS encoding Fpg/Nei family DNA glycosylase, whose amino-acid sequence is MPEGHVIHRLANQFSDTFGGELVRVTSPQGRFDAGDLDGALFERGEAVGKHLFLDFEADRVVHIHLGLIGKLAFAPLAPPKGEVRLRVSDLQTAADLRGPQWCRRITPDERDAVVAASGPDPLRDDADPVRGFTRLHRSGKSVAALLMDQKVAAGVGNIFRAEVLFRHRLDPTVPGKELPRRSWDLLWADLVDLMHRAVLIGRIDTVAADHTPEAMARDPRVDRHGGEVYVYRRAGQPCLVCGTEIRTAMLEGRHLYWCPRCQRRRTAGPTPIG
- a CDS encoding DUF222 domain-containing protein; amino-acid sequence: MGKQEIAREAAEGLRASLHARRQADANRIGFLCTLAEAYEVEFDEVVEALASQLTRFGGAGTPLVSEFVGLEIGPLLGCSEHAANGQLADALDLKHRHRPLYDAVQALEVDAHRALAVAHRCHALSEESAAEVSRRWLRLQHRLTYSGSLKLAEQLIIEVDAEAAARAEAKAREGRGVWLWPAQDGVSALSGKLDSLDGLYFSAQLDRMAELLGEAHPDLDRDQLRAKAVGALAHPAYALRLLQGAAQPALIDEASSHETRLLPTDGASVPADNRLPAGAEPTPEADKEQDVPVCHGELCGTITVDPAELRPQVEVVVHINADTVGGLTGAARIERAGHITTALLAELLGEGIGGDGVGIAVRPVIDLPELPPQDGYRPSPRMREAVRLAFPTEMFPFSDRDSRSLDIDHTVTFEHGAHWTKGQTRIGNLFPVRRRAHRAKTAGSWKLYQPSPGVAYWISPLGYRYRVTLWGTESENGP
- a CDS encoding HAD family hydrolase, with product MEMREYGAVLFDLDGVLTPTAEVHMQAWSDMFNAFLASRGVEADYTDEDYFRYVDGKPRYDGVRDFLASRGIELPLGTPEDAPELETVCGLGNRKNDAFNAVLERDGIAPYPGSLALVEQLAADAVPMAVVSSSKNAPAVLEAADLTDFFPVIVDGNVAHAENIAGKPAPDTYLRAAQLFGVDPDDAIVVEDAVSGVAAGAAGGFAHVVGVDRGVGRQELLDAGADIVVADLGELVR
- a CDS encoding glycoside hydrolase family 65 protein; translated protein: MREVSSDPMDRLRFPADEWRLVEIEPIEGDVGTTETLFSVGNGYLGMRGNPEEGRTSYAHGTFINGFHETWPIKHAEEAFGFAHTGQTIVHVPDTKLMKVYVDDEPLIINVADLDSYERALDFREGRLTRDIVWRTPAGKRVQIRTSRMVSFTDRHLALMQIEVTLLEGDAPVVIASQIVNRQDGYTDYRRPDSSVEGWDPRRAAGKLAERVLIPQMKWQHGKRTVMGYQVARSGMTLAVGADHYIDTDNEFETVSSVEDDLGKVVFRVNAREGVPITVSKAVAYHTSRGVPCNELNDRCRRTLDRVQEHGFEHFYIQQQQWLDEFWRESDVEIEGQPAIQQAVRWCLFQLAQATARSDQLGIPAKGLSGSGYEGHYFWDTEIYLVPFLIYTSPRVARNVLRFRVGLLPQARERAQVMSQRGALFPWRTINGEEASAYYAAGTAQYHIDADVAFAFAKYRDLTGDEGFMYRDGAPVMVETARLWADLGFWRSDKDGSRSFHIHGVTGPDEYTAVVNNNMFTNVMARANLRSAAMLMREMQVADPSAYERVCHSLLLTEDEIEEWEQCAESMVVLFDETFGIHPQDEKFLTSELWDLENTPDDKRPLLLNYHPLVIYRFQVLKQADVVLALFLQGDQFTREEKKADFEYYDPITTGDSTLSGVVQSVMAAEVGYHDMAVQYFLSGLYVDLADLHSNARDGVHIASTGGVWNALIYGFAGMRDHNGEVTFDPRLPDDWPSMTFPLAIRGSRIRVRLEAERITFTLEKGDPVEVSVRGEAVVVGADLPVSVELHGQGGRLQSLQGSHPLIGGRRPDGSVIQAVVPESHPQETVVDEG